From Cucumis melo cultivar AY chromosome 1, USDA_Cmelo_AY_1.0, whole genome shotgun sequence, a single genomic window includes:
- the LOC103490383 gene encoding uncharacterized protein LOC103490383, whose protein sequence is MDLIVKVGLSKTIANVGPFYPQLIKEFIVNLPSKFNDPSSLDYQTVHIRGSMFKISHGFLGNTMVSGSQSLHPSNDELAPVSSGGILSIWQVNEIPALSLSVKYVILYMIDITKWLPSLHASTVSVPLGTLFMYQISNDESVDIGLFIYNQLLRHVGRLGVKIPIPLPRFFSSLLIHLNSDNMTANDASGPNSKTLSLSYRLFQGSHVPNLEHDMRPSGNPLAFDIDTDDIDGSAEGFPRDLASRFINSLTVESRALSTFVNLLPDRRLEVNSLVRHLKTLIPSSSVAD, encoded by the coding sequence ATGGATTTGATTGTTAAGGTAGGCTTGTCTAAGACAATTGCCAATGTGGGACCTTTTTATCCACAACTAATCAAGGAGTTCATTGTGAATTTGCCTTCAAAGTTCAATGATCCAAGCAGTCTTGACTATCAGACTGTTCATATTCGAGGCTCTATGTTTAAGATTTCTCATGGTTTTTTGGGAAACACTATGGTGTCTGGCTCTCAGTCTTTGCATCCATCTAATGATGAATTGGCTCCTGTCTCATCTGGAGGTATATTGTCAATTTGGCAGGTGAATGAGATTCCAGCTTTATCTCTTAGTGTTAAATATGTCATACTCTATATGATTGACATTACAAAATGGCTTCCTTCCTTGCATGCATCTACTGTTTCTGTGCCTCTAGGAACATTATTTATGTATCAAATTTCTAATGATGAATCTGTTGATATTggtctttttatatataatcagTTGTTGAGGCATGTTGGGAGGCTTGGTGTGAAGATTCCAATTCCTCTACCTCGGTTTTTCTCAAGCTTATTGATTCATCTGAACTCTGATAACATGACTGCTAATGATGCCTCTGGTCCTAATTCGAAGACCTTGTCTTTAAGTTATAGGCTATTTCAAGGTAGTCATGTTCCTAATTTAGAACATGACATGCGACCCTCCGGAAACCCTCTTGCGTTCGATATCGATACTGATGATATTGATGGTTCTGCTGAAGGATTTCCTCGTGATTTAGCCTCAAGATTTATCAACAGTCTCACGGTTGAATCTCGAGCTCTCTCTACATTTGTCAATTTGTTACCTGATAGAAGATTGGAGGTGAATTCTCTTGTTCGTCATCTCAAAACGCTTATTCCTTCTTCGAGTGTAGCTGATTAG